The following are encoded together in the Proteiniphilum saccharofermentans genome:
- a CDS encoding PepSY-associated TM helix domain-containing protein — MKKFTISPKIRKWIRILHRDIGFVMVGLSLVYGISGILLNHMDHKDPSYKVENKSLTFTKGLTTEEFTQEWQSEPDRPGLNNIGETTGKYRLMLQGGIGEYDPQTGIAQYQISRKKPIAYWVNRLHYNRVKGWSLMADIFAGSLIFLAVSGLFMVKGKHGITKRGKWYLVIGLLIPILYILLAG, encoded by the coding sequence ATGAAAAAGTTCACAATTAGTCCAAAAATAAGAAAATGGATACGAATCCTACATCGCGACATCGGGTTCGTAATGGTAGGACTCTCCCTCGTTTATGGAATTTCCGGTATTCTGCTCAACCATATGGATCACAAAGACCCTTCATATAAAGTTGAGAATAAGAGCCTGACTTTCACCAAAGGGCTCACAACGGAAGAGTTCACACAAGAATGGCAATCCGAACCCGACAGGCCCGGACTGAACAATATCGGCGAAACCACAGGAAAATACAGGTTAATGCTGCAGGGCGGTATCGGAGAATATGACCCACAAACAGGTATAGCTCAATACCAGATAAGCAGGAAAAAACCGATTGCCTACTGGGTGAACCGGCTCCATTATAACCGCGTCAAAGGGTGGTCGCTCATGGCCGATATATTCGCCGGATCACTGATCTTTCTGGCCGTATCAGGACTGTTTATGGTAAAGGGAAAACATGGCATCACGAAAAGAGGGAAATGGTACCTGGTCATCGGCCTGCTTATTCCTATCTTATATATATTACTGGCAGGATAA
- the feoB gene encoding ferrous iron transport protein B yields the protein MRLSELQTGQKAYIVKVNGSGAFRKRILEMGFIRGEEVKSILNAPLKDPIKYEIMEYEVSLRRSEAVMIEISMLAGDARNDALHKEEALLEEVFASETEENNNGTETRASLQRHDRPHPEKRIRVALLGNPNSGKTTIFNLASGAHEHVGNYSGVTVDSKEGTLRHNGYEFTLIDLPGTYSLSAYTPEELFVRKHILDEKPDVIVNVVSASAAERNLYLTTELIDLKVPIVIALNMYDELEESGRTFDYETFGSLINIPMVPTVGKRGEGIPQLLEKVIDIYKQEEFDYVQIPYGRVLEKSIGIMEREFKNVEPTLYAGWNMPLRYICVKLLEGDRDVEKRVRTLPQQEQIFSRRDKERIYIEKLLREDPESAFTNARYGFIAGGLKETLTEKTQFSEKTKLLDALVTHKYIGFPLFFLFLWVMFEATFRLGNYPMEWIEWLVEQLGNLVRGNMQEGPLKALVVDGIIGGVGGVIVFLPNIVILYLFIAFMEDSGYMARAAFIMDKLMHRIGLHGKSFIPLIMGFGCNVPAIMATRTIESRSSRMITMFIVPFMSCSARLPVYILFVSAFVPKYGGLVMLGLYAFGILIAALTARILRKTAFKEEETPFVMELPPYRMPTTKSIITHMWDRSSQYLRKMGGPILIASIVIWFLGYFPQNAERDAAFDSEIAMVDAQYDRSEISDEEREEKTTEIEHLRNTTHQENSYIGNIGKFIEPAMRPLGFDWKISVSLLSGMAAKEIVISTMGVLYTGDSEDQQSLQHRLKAESYADGSPIFTPLVVAGFLLFVLIYFPCVASVVAIKEESHSWGWALFSVLYSTGLAWFIAFLVYQIGNLLI from the coding sequence ATGCGCCTTTCAGAATTACAAACGGGACAAAAAGCATACATCGTAAAAGTAAATGGTAGCGGGGCTTTCAGGAAACGTATCCTCGAAATGGGGTTCATACGCGGAGAGGAAGTCAAATCAATACTGAACGCTCCATTAAAAGATCCCATCAAATATGAGATCATGGAGTACGAGGTATCGCTACGCCGGAGCGAGGCGGTAATGATTGAAATTTCGATGCTGGCAGGGGACGCAAGGAATGATGCCTTACATAAAGAAGAAGCGCTACTCGAAGAAGTATTCGCTTCAGAAACAGAAGAAAACAATAATGGAACTGAAACCAGGGCATCTCTTCAAAGGCATGACCGGCCTCATCCCGAGAAAAGAATAAGAGTTGCGCTTCTGGGAAATCCCAATTCGGGAAAAACCACCATTTTCAATCTGGCTTCCGGTGCACACGAGCATGTGGGTAATTACAGTGGTGTGACTGTCGACTCGAAAGAGGGCACCTTGCGCCACAACGGCTATGAGTTCACACTGATAGACCTTCCCGGCACTTACTCGTTATCGGCATATACCCCCGAAGAATTATTCGTCCGGAAACATATACTGGATGAAAAGCCTGATGTGATTGTGAACGTGGTATCGGCATCGGCGGCAGAGCGAAATCTCTATCTTACCACGGAACTGATTGATCTGAAAGTGCCGATTGTGATCGCCCTGAACATGTACGACGAACTGGAAGAGAGCGGCCGTACATTCGATTACGAGACGTTCGGATCATTGATCAATATTCCTATGGTACCCACCGTAGGCAAAAGGGGTGAGGGTATCCCCCAATTACTCGAAAAAGTAATCGATATCTACAAACAGGAGGAGTTCGATTATGTGCAGATCCCCTATGGACGGGTGTTGGAGAAATCCATCGGCATCATGGAGCGGGAGTTCAAAAATGTGGAACCCACACTGTATGCCGGATGGAATATGCCGCTACGGTATATCTGCGTCAAATTGCTTGAAGGTGACAGGGATGTAGAGAAGCGTGTCCGCACATTGCCCCAACAGGAACAGATCTTCTCCCGCAGGGATAAAGAACGGATTTACATTGAAAAGTTACTCCGGGAAGATCCGGAGTCTGCTTTTACCAATGCCCGGTACGGTTTTATCGCCGGTGGACTCAAAGAGACACTTACGGAAAAGACCCAGTTCTCTGAAAAAACAAAATTACTTGACGCCCTCGTAACCCATAAATACATCGGGTTCCCCCTCTTTTTCCTGTTTTTATGGGTCATGTTCGAAGCCACTTTCCGTCTGGGCAATTACCCTATGGAATGGATCGAGTGGCTGGTGGAACAACTGGGTAACCTCGTCAGGGGCAATATGCAGGAGGGACCATTAAAGGCACTGGTTGTAGATGGTATCATCGGAGGTGTGGGAGGCGTCATCGTCTTCCTCCCCAATATTGTGATATTATATCTTTTCATCGCCTTTATGGAAGACTCGGGCTATATGGCACGCGCCGCTTTCATCATGGACAAACTGATGCACAGGATCGGCCTGCATGGGAAATCGTTTATTCCCCTCATCATGGGGTTCGGTTGTAACGTCCCGGCCATTATGGCCACACGCACCATCGAAAGCAGGAGCAGCCGTATGATCACCATGTTCATTGTGCCGTTTATGTCTTGCAGCGCCCGGTTACCTGTCTATATTCTCTTCGTGAGTGCTTTCGTACCTAAATACGGGGGGCTGGTAATGCTTGGATTATACGCTTTTGGTATTTTGATTGCCGCACTCACGGCAAGAATACTCCGGAAGACAGCCTTTAAAGAAGAGGAAACACCGTTTGTGATGGAACTGCCTCCTTACCGGATGCCGACCACTAAATCGATCATCACCCATATGTGGGACCGGTCGAGCCAATACCTGCGGAAAATGGGAGGCCCGATCCTGATCGCCTCCATCGTGATATGGTTCTTAGGATATTTCCCCCAGAATGCGGAGAGAGACGCCGCGTTCGACAGTGAGATCGCCATGGTCGATGCACAATACGATCGGAGTGAAATAAGCGACGAAGAGAGGGAGGAGAAGACAACAGAGATAGAACATCTCCGCAATACAACTCATCAAGAGAATTCCTATATCGGGAATATCGGAAAGTTCATTGAACCTGCGATGCGCCCGCTCGGATTCGACTGGAAAATATCAGTGAGCCTGCTATCGGGAATGGCAGCCAAGGAAATCGTCATCTCCACCATGGGCGTACTATACACCGGTGATAGTGAAGACCAGCAATCATTGCAGCACCGGCTAAAGGCAGAGTCTTATGCGGACGGATCGCCCATCTTCACCCCTCTTGTGGTAGCCGGTTTTTTGCTCTTTGTATTGATTTACTTCCCCTGCGTAGCCTCAGTAGTAGCCATCAAAGAGGAGTCGCATTCCTGGGGATGGGCACTATTCAGTGTACTTTACTCTACAGGCCTCGCCTGGTTTATAGCATTCCTGGTATACCAGATAGGAAACCTGTTGATTTAG